The Hymenobacter sp. DG01 genome has a segment encoding these proteins:
- a CDS encoding aldose epimerase family protein, producing the protein MTKFNRAALVTTSVAGLLTFAGCQPSASTEQTATGSAATADTTLASAANPAAPTTASFGKTQDGAEVQLYTLTNAHGLKVSITNYGGTITSLLVPDKSGKPGDVVLGFDNVSGYQSSEFLKSGPYFGALIGRYGNRIKGGKFTLDGKEYTLAKNNGENTLHGGKKGFDKVVWQAQPGTSAEGQTLTLTYLSKDGEEGYPGNLNVTVVYTLTADDALKISYSATTDKATPVNLTNHAYFNLGLGQTKDVLGHEVTIAADRYNVVDAGLIPTGELRPVKGTPFDFTTPHTIGERIGQVPGGYDHNWILNQASGLHTAATVYEPTTGRTMTVQTTEPGLQFYTGNFLDGTLKGKGGTVYGKHAGFCMETQHFPDSPNQPKFPSTILKPGQTLQSTTIYTFGVKK; encoded by the coding sequence ATGACAAAATTTAACCGCGCTGCCTTGGTAACGACCAGTGTGGCAGGTCTGCTGACTTTTGCCGGCTGCCAGCCATCTGCTTCCACGGAGCAGACCGCCACCGGCTCTGCTGCCACCGCTGATACTACCCTGGCCTCCGCCGCCAATCCGGCCGCGCCTACCACCGCTTCCTTCGGCAAAACCCAGGACGGCGCCGAGGTGCAGCTTTATACCCTCACCAACGCCCACGGCCTGAAGGTGAGCATCACCAACTACGGCGGCACCATCACGAGCCTGCTGGTGCCCGACAAAAGCGGCAAGCCAGGCGACGTGGTGCTGGGCTTCGACAACGTGAGCGGCTACCAGAGTTCGGAATTTCTGAAGTCGGGGCCCTACTTCGGGGCCCTGATCGGGCGGTACGGCAACCGCATCAAGGGCGGCAAGTTCACCCTGGATGGCAAGGAGTACACGCTGGCCAAAAACAACGGCGAAAACACCCTGCACGGCGGTAAAAAAGGTTTCGACAAGGTAGTGTGGCAGGCCCAGCCCGGCACTTCCGCCGAGGGCCAGACCCTCACGCTCACCTACCTCAGCAAAGACGGCGAAGAGGGCTACCCTGGCAACCTCAACGTAACGGTGGTGTACACGCTAACCGCTGACGACGCCCTGAAAATCAGCTACTCGGCCACCACCGACAAGGCTACCCCCGTCAACCTCACCAACCATGCCTACTTCAACCTGGGCCTGGGCCAGACCAAGGATGTGCTGGGCCACGAGGTAACCATTGCCGCCGACCGCTACAACGTGGTAGATGCCGGCCTCATCCCGACCGGCGAGCTGCGCCCCGTGAAAGGCACACCGTTTGATTTTACTACTCCCCATACCATTGGCGAGCGGATTGGGCAGGTGCCCGGCGGCTACGACCACAACTGGATTCTCAACCAGGCCAGCGGCCTGCACACGGCTGCCACGGTGTATGAGCCCACCACCGGCCGCACCATGACGGTGCAAACCACCGAGCCCGGCCTGCAATTCTACACCGGCAACTTCCTCGATGGCACCCTGAAGGGTAAAGGCGGCACCGTGTACGGCAAGCACGCGGGCTTCTGCATGGAAACCCAGCACTTCCCCGACTCGCCCAACCAGCCCAAGTTTCCGAGCACCATCCTGAAGCCGGGCCAAACGCTGCAATCCACGACCATCTACACGTTTGGCGTTAAAAAGTGA
- a CDS encoding SusC/RagA family TonB-linked outer membrane protein — MSAGPEKGIIGGSSFKYTKRSFFAQATYDFKNRYLLSVSGRRDGSSRFTSANRWGNFGAASIGWRISEEDFFKNSLPAVNNLKLRASYGSNGNDALNGLYGGSYLPYPIVGQNVNYVIGTGQTIVNGASQLALPSPDIRWEDRYTKNIGLDLSVLDNRLTLATDYYISQTRNALAPVQVLTYLGHFGQALYQNAGDIENRGIEVALGYHDTRSAFTYGADFTLTTVKNKITAVPVEGQVFEGGELLTRSALGTSLGEFFLIPFDGIFQSNDEVANYKNSRGQTIQPYASAGDVRYKDTNDDGVISNSDAVYAGKSIPNLVMGLNLTAAYKGFDLSVFFNSSSGNKIYNTARRDLESYVGPNNYNADVEPWTAENPSTTTPRLLQGGGLGNLGLAASSNSLFNTTRWLEDGDYIRLRNIQLGYTFPKILTSKVPSLGSVRVYVTGRNVFTITDYTGYDPEVTGTGFFSRGVDFSAYPNVRSFTGGIQVNF; from the coding sequence CTGAGCGCCGGCCCGGAAAAGGGCATTATCGGGGGCAGCTCCTTTAAGTACACCAAACGCTCTTTCTTCGCCCAGGCCACCTACGACTTCAAGAACCGCTACCTGCTGTCGGTGAGCGGCCGCCGCGACGGTTCTTCGCGCTTCACATCGGCTAACCGCTGGGGCAACTTTGGGGCGGCTTCCATTGGCTGGCGCATCAGTGAGGAAGATTTCTTTAAGAATTCCCTACCTGCCGTCAACAACCTGAAGCTGCGGGCCAGCTACGGCTCCAATGGCAACGATGCCCTCAACGGTCTGTACGGAGGTAGCTACCTGCCCTACCCTATTGTTGGCCAGAACGTGAACTACGTTATCGGCACGGGCCAGACCATTGTAAACGGGGCCTCGCAACTGGCCCTGCCCAGCCCCGATATCCGGTGGGAGGACCGCTACACCAAGAACATTGGCCTGGATTTGAGTGTGTTGGACAACCGCCTCACGCTGGCTACTGATTACTACATCTCGCAAACCCGCAATGCTCTGGCTCCGGTGCAGGTGCTCACCTACCTGGGTCACTTCGGGCAGGCGCTGTACCAGAACGCCGGCGACATTGAAAACCGCGGCATTGAGGTGGCCCTGGGCTACCACGACACCCGCAGCGCCTTCACCTACGGGGCTGATTTCACGCTGACCACCGTGAAGAACAAGATAACCGCCGTGCCGGTAGAGGGCCAGGTGTTTGAGGGTGGGGAACTGCTGACCCGCTCGGCCCTGGGCACTTCCCTGGGCGAGTTCTTCCTGATTCCGTTTGATGGCATCTTCCAGTCGAACGACGAGGTAGCCAACTACAAGAACTCCCGGGGCCAGACTATCCAGCCCTACGCCTCGGCCGGCGACGTGCGCTACAAGGACACGAACGATGATGGCGTGATTAGCAACAGCGACGCCGTGTACGCGGGCAAGTCTATTCCGAACCTGGTGATGGGCCTGAACCTGACGGCCGCCTACAAGGGCTTCGATTTGTCAGTATTCTTCAACTCCTCCAGCGGTAATAAAATCTATAACACGGCCCGCCGCGACCTGGAAAGCTATGTGGGCCCGAACAACTACAACGCCGACGTAGAACCCTGGACGGCCGAAAACCCCTCCACTACTACCCCACGCCTGCTGCAGGGTGGTGGGCTGGGCAACCTGGGGCTGGCGGCTTCTTCCAACTCCCTGTTTAACACCACCCGCTGGCTCGAGGATGGTGACTACATCCGGCTGCGCAACATTCAGCTGGGCTACACCTTCCCCAAAATTCTCACCAGCAAGGTGCCCAGCCTGGGCAGTGTGCGGGTGTACGTAACCGGCCGCAACGTCTTCACCATCACCGACTATACGGGCTACGACCCGGAGGTAACCGGTACCGGCTTCTTCAGCCGTGGGGTTGACTTCAGCGCCTACCCCAACGTGCGCAGCTTCACGGGCGGCATTCAGGTGAACTTTTAA
- a CDS encoding family 43 glycosylhydrolase produces MNRYAGALRRYLPALGLLALLSCQDGGKATVAPAPPVVTPPAGSTFTNPLMASGPDPWVYQKDGYYYYMHTTNTNLRIWKTARMSELGSTSSVVAWTPPGSGNAAGNLWAPELYFLDGKWYIYYSAGPAGTDLGQQRTWVLENDAADPTTGTWVDKGRLFSSPEDHWAIDGTVLEQNGKRYFIWSGHNGLDGVQRLYISQMSNPWTLTGPRVELSHPEFSWEANGFGVNEGPEILKHGGKIFLVYSASFCGTDQYALGLLTASATADPLLPASWTKSTTPVFGQNPAGRAYATGHNSFFKSKDGQEDWILYHANSNPNEGCVEKRNPRMQKFTWNADGTPNFGTPVAINAALPRPGGE; encoded by the coding sequence ATGAACCGATACGCTGGAGCATTACGCCGCTACTTGCCGGCTCTGGGGCTGCTGGCGCTGCTAAGTTGCCAGGACGGTGGCAAGGCTACCGTGGCGCCTGCGCCGCCCGTAGTTACCCCACCGGCGGGCTCCACCTTCACGAACCCCTTAATGGCCTCCGGGCCCGACCCGTGGGTGTATCAGAAGGACGGCTACTACTACTATATGCACACCACCAACACCAACCTGCGCATTTGGAAAACCGCCCGAATGTCGGAGTTAGGCTCTACGTCCAGTGTGGTGGCCTGGACGCCGCCCGGCTCGGGCAACGCCGCAGGCAACCTGTGGGCCCCGGAATTGTACTTTCTGGATGGCAAGTGGTATATCTATTACTCGGCCGGCCCGGCTGGCACCGACCTGGGGCAGCAGCGCACCTGGGTGCTGGAAAACGATGCAGCAGACCCCACCACCGGCACCTGGGTGGACAAGGGCCGCCTGTTCAGCTCGCCGGAAGACCACTGGGCTATTGACGGCACGGTGCTGGAGCAGAACGGCAAGCGCTATTTCATCTGGTCGGGTCACAACGGCTTGGACGGCGTGCAGCGCCTCTATATCTCCCAGATGAGCAACCCCTGGACCCTGACCGGGCCACGGGTGGAGCTTTCCCACCCCGAGTTCAGCTGGGAAGCTAATGGCTTCGGCGTGAACGAAGGCCCGGAAATACTGAAGCACGGCGGCAAAATCTTTCTGGTGTACTCGGCCAGCTTCTGCGGCACCGACCAGTACGCCCTGGGGCTGCTCACGGCCTCCGCTACCGCCGACCCCCTGCTCCCCGCGTCCTGGACCAAGTCCACTACCCCGGTGTTCGGGCAGAACCCGGCCGGCCGGGCCTACGCCACGGGGCACAACTCCTTTTTTAAGTCGAAGGACGGGCAGGAAGACTGGATTCTCTACCACGCCAACTCCAACCCCAACGAAGGCTGCGTGGAGAAGCGCAACCCGCGGATGCAGAAATTCACCTGGAACGCCGATGGTACCCCCAACTTCGGAACGCCCGTTGCCATTAACGCCGCCCTACCCCGGCCCGGCGGCGAATAG
- a CDS encoding family 43 glycosylhydrolase, with product MLAPLLSTRVRYLLRLSALLLLLAGARPQAYALQGLTGVHDPSTIVKEGNKYWIFATGQGIYSMYSTDLVNWTPGPRAVFVNNAYPAWINTKVPGFTGNFWAPECIYMNGKYYLYYSCSTFGSKVSAMGVATNVTLDPTSPNYKWEDQGEVVSSNAGSSANAIDPAVFRDTNNDVWFTYGSFFGGIRTLQLNPTTGKPLSGASTQQITVANGNVEAAYLTKRGSFYYLFINRGSCCNGINSTYHILVGRSASPSGPFMDQDGVDLNTGGGTLVLGSGGRYIGPGHAGIFEEGGVSYFSHHYYDGDDNGAPKLGLAKLTWTAAGWPSVTRDWVAAGRYEIKSSNSNLVWDAWGCTGVSGQMIAQGTPAGLDCQRWDFVPLGDGEYKITNALGGLAADVAGCSPDAGAKLQLFAYSGAPCQRFRIDRTADGSLVLASANGNRVVEVPNASQVAGQQLGLWDYNGCACQHWTLTPAASGPLAASAAARLQGVRVYPVPASSEGFTIDFGSQLTPQATYVEVVNQAGAVVYRREFIKPLPTLRVNANLRPGLYLVQVRRADGSFTQKLSVL from the coding sequence ATGCTTGCACCCCTACTCTCCACTCGCGTGCGCTACCTGCTGCGGCTGAGCGCGCTGCTGCTACTGCTGGCCGGGGCCCGGCCCCAGGCCTACGCCCTGCAGGGCCTGACCGGCGTGCACGATCCTTCCACCATTGTGAAGGAAGGCAACAAATACTGGATTTTTGCCACCGGCCAGGGCATCTATAGCATGTACTCCACGGACTTGGTGAACTGGACACCGGGGCCCCGGGCTGTGTTCGTCAATAACGCCTACCCGGCCTGGATCAATACCAAAGTGCCGGGCTTTACGGGCAACTTCTGGGCGCCCGAGTGTATTTACATGAACGGCAAGTATTACCTGTACTACTCCTGCTCCACGTTCGGCTCCAAAGTATCAGCTATGGGGGTAGCCACCAACGTGACCCTGGACCCCACCAGCCCCAACTACAAGTGGGAAGACCAGGGCGAGGTGGTTTCTTCCAACGCCGGCAGTAGCGCCAACGCCATTGACCCGGCCGTGTTTCGGGACACCAACAACGACGTATGGTTTACCTACGGATCATTTTTCGGCGGCATCCGGACGCTGCAACTGAACCCAACCACCGGCAAGCCCCTCAGCGGGGCTTCTACCCAGCAGATTACGGTAGCCAACGGCAACGTAGAGGCAGCCTACTTAACCAAGCGCGGCAGCTTTTACTATCTGTTTATCAACCGAGGCAGCTGCTGCAACGGCATCAACAGCACCTACCATATTCTGGTGGGCCGCTCGGCTTCCCCAAGTGGGCCGTTTATGGATCAAGATGGGGTTGATTTGAACACCGGGGGCGGTACCCTGGTGCTGGGCAGCGGTGGCCGCTACATCGGGCCGGGCCACGCGGGCATTTTTGAGGAAGGCGGCGTGAGCTATTTCTCCCACCACTATTATGATGGCGACGACAACGGCGCCCCTAAGCTGGGCCTGGCCAAGTTGACGTGGACGGCTGCCGGTTGGCCCTCCGTGACCCGCGACTGGGTAGCGGCCGGCCGCTATGAAATAAAAAGCAGCAACAGTAACCTGGTGTGGGATGCCTGGGGCTGCACGGGCGTATCGGGCCAGATGATTGCCCAGGGCACTCCCGCCGGCCTGGACTGCCAGCGCTGGGATTTTGTGCCCTTGGGCGACGGTGAATACAAAATTACCAACGCTCTGGGCGGCCTGGCCGCCGACGTAGCGGGCTGCTCGCCGGATGCCGGGGCCAAGCTTCAACTGTTTGCCTACAGCGGCGCACCCTGCCAGCGCTTCCGCATCGACCGCACCGCCGATGGCTCGCTGGTGCTGGCTTCGGCCAATGGCAACCGGGTAGTGGAAGTACCCAACGCCTCACAGGTTGCCGGGCAGCAGCTGGGCCTCTGGGACTACAACGGCTGCGCCTGCCAGCATTGGACCCTGACCCCGGCCGCGAGTGGACCGCTGGCAGCCTCTGCGGCGGCCCGGCTGCAGGGGGTGCGCGTTTATCCCGTGCCGGCTTCCTCGGAAGGGTTTACCATTGACTTTGGCTCCCAGCTGACCCCGCAGGCTACCTATGTGGAGGTTGTAAATCAGGCGGGGGCCGTAGTGTACCGCCGCGAGTTTATCAAGCCGCTTCCTACCCTGCGCGTGAATGCCAACCTGCGGCCGGGCCTGTATCTGGTGCAGGTGCGCCGGGCTGATGGGTCCTTTACCCAAAAGCTTTCGGTGCTCTAG
- a CDS encoding SusC/RagA family TonB-linked outer membrane protein, protein MKKPVPKMSRVTIPALLCCLPLQPVLAGAAALAPVTERLAASALADITVSGRVVDEKGAGLPGVNVIVKGTTTGTQTDADGRFTLTAPDNATLQMSFVGYTPQEVPVNGQTTLSISLAPDNRALSEVVVVGYLTENRQNVTSAVSSLDVKEATKAPVATATQALQGRLPGVVVTGSGGPGDAPIVNIRGIGTLGNAGSGPLYVIDGLWTDNIRDLNPNDIETLNILKDASSTAVYGSRGANGVVQITTKKGRAGTPAISFNGYRGVDQVYKRYNLTNASEWADRAVTAYRNAGLDPLNNGQNSLAGAVKGPGGAFNPNIDTDWQDEFFQTGTTEDYNLTFSGGSTGEKTATNFLISGEYFHQEGIAKGPDFKRYSLRLNSGLTRGRLKFQENVQLTHLDVTLLNGAPFIDILTIIPSIPVYDPANEGASALVRPFSTPLLPTPLGPSSCYGARSRITAWPATSAPTLPSLTS, encoded by the coding sequence ATGAAAAAGCCTGTACCAAAAATGAGCCGGGTAACCATCCCGGCGTTGCTTTGCTGCCTGCCCTTACAGCCCGTACTAGCGGGCGCAGCCGCCCTTGCTCCGGTTACCGAGCGCCTGGCTGCCTCTGCCCTGGCCGACATTACTGTGTCGGGGCGGGTGGTGGATGAAAAGGGCGCGGGTCTGCCCGGCGTCAACGTGATTGTGAAAGGCACCACCACCGGCACCCAAACCGATGCCGACGGCCGCTTTACCCTCACGGCCCCCGATAATGCCACCCTGCAGATGTCCTTTGTGGGTTACACCCCGCAGGAAGTGCCGGTTAATGGCCAGACCACTCTCAGCATTTCCCTGGCCCCCGATAACCGCGCCCTTTCGGAGGTGGTGGTGGTAGGCTACCTGACTGAGAACCGCCAGAACGTAACCAGCGCCGTGAGTAGCCTGGATGTTAAAGAAGCTACCAAAGCGCCCGTGGCAACGGCTACCCAGGCCCTGCAGGGACGCCTGCCGGGTGTGGTGGTTACTGGTTCGGGTGGCCCCGGCGATGCTCCCATCGTCAACATTCGGGGTATTGGCACGCTGGGCAATGCCGGCAGCGGCCCTCTGTACGTGATTGACGGGCTCTGGACGGACAACATCCGCGACCTGAACCCCAACGACATCGAGACTCTGAACATCCTTAAGGACGCCTCTTCCACGGCTGTATACGGGTCGCGGGGGGCCAACGGGGTAGTACAGATTACTACCAAAAAAGGGCGAGCTGGCACGCCAGCCATCAGCTTCAATGGCTACCGCGGCGTAGACCAGGTGTACAAGCGCTACAACCTGACCAACGCCAGCGAGTGGGCCGACCGCGCCGTTACGGCCTACCGGAACGCCGGGCTGGACCCGCTCAACAACGGGCAGAACAGTCTGGCCGGGGCCGTGAAAGGGCCGGGCGGCGCCTTCAATCCCAACATCGACACCGACTGGCAGGACGAGTTTTTCCAGACTGGCACCACGGAAGACTACAACCTCACCTTTTCCGGGGGTAGCACGGGCGAAAAAACGGCCACCAACTTCCTTATTTCGGGCGAGTACTTCCACCAGGAGGGCATTGCCAAAGGTCCGGACTTTAAGCGTTACAGCCTGCGTCTGAACTCGGGCCTGACCCGCGGGCGCCTGAAGTTTCAAGAAAACGTGCAGCTCACTCACTTAGACGTGACGCTGCTGAACGGGGCGCCTTTCATCGACATTCTGACCATTATTCCCAGCATTCCGGTGTATGACCCGGCCAATGAAGGGGCTTCGGCACTGGTTCGCCCATTCTCAACACCTTTGCTACCAACCCCATTGGGGCCCAGCAGCTGCTACGGCGCACGCAGTCGGATAACCGCCTGGCCGGCAACGTCAGCACCGACCTTACCATCTTTGACTTCCTGA
- a CDS encoding MFS transporter gives MAESTPTQRRVAVSTLFFVAGLCFASWASRIPDIGLKLGLSEGELGQLLLALPVGSMLALPVAGWLVHTYGSRVVVLLATCLYAGFLPLLGWASGFWTLAGSLVLFGFAGNLLNTSVNTQAIGVQAA, from the coding sequence ATGGCGGAAAGTACGCCGACCCAGCGCCGGGTGGCCGTGAGTACCTTGTTTTTTGTGGCCGGGCTGTGTTTTGCCTCCTGGGCCTCGCGCATTCCGGATATCGGGCTGAAGCTGGGCCTGAGTGAGGGGGAGCTGGGCCAATTGCTGCTGGCCTTGCCGGTGGGCTCCATGCTGGCCCTGCCCGTGGCCGGCTGGCTGGTGCACACCTACGGCAGCCGGGTAGTGGTGCTGCTGGCTACGTGCCTGTACGCGGGCTTCCTACCTCTGCTGGGCTGGGCAAGCGGTTTCTGGACCCTGGCCGGCAGCCTGGTGCTGTTTGGCTTTGCCGGCAACCTGCTCAACACAAGCGTTAATACTCAAGCCATTGGCGTGCAGGCGGCTTAG
- a CDS encoding RagB/SusD family nutrient uptake outer membrane protein — translation MKTNTLATLLLAGGLFLTTACEKDLLDQANPNAPTTDQFWKTQDDAIKGVYACYSGLQQFACYYRSWHFMAHRSDESFSQSPFVALADFTRFIQPDVDFFISSFAWNDYYRTIYRTNQVITHVPEIQMDETLKKRLVAEARFVRALSYFDLAYFFGNVPLITVEPTVATRAPQATQAQAEEFIIAELQATIPDLPLSYGDADKGRVTKGAAQALLAKVYMQQRKWSEASALFTQIAASNQYDLVSNYLDNFTDANENNRESLFEVQFTGAVLEVGQGQDNASASESHDRPNFFGPPGPTYADVQPRRWLLDEYKDSTVALAPGSTTRHLIDPRRDISIIHAGNPDRFYGKTFAQWNWNPNQQYWRKYLNDRTRVDENFTSGINHRVIRYADVLLMQAEALTELGQMGNALPLVNRVRARVGLAPLTGTFTQNALRLLIRSERAKELAGEGTRWFDILRWQLLDNQAGIDELKARDPDFTNFRLGVSKLLPIPRRDLAIDPNIKQNPGY, via the coding sequence ATGAAAACCAATACTCTCGCTACTCTTTTGCTTGCCGGCGGTCTGTTCCTGACCACGGCCTGCGAGAAGGATCTGCTGGATCAGGCCAACCCCAACGCCCCCACCACGGACCAGTTCTGGAAAACGCAGGATGATGCCATTAAGGGCGTGTACGCCTGCTACTCAGGCCTGCAGCAGTTTGCCTGCTACTACCGCAGCTGGCACTTCATGGCCCACCGCTCCGACGAGTCGTTCAGCCAAAGCCCCTTCGTAGCCCTGGCCGACTTCACCCGCTTCATTCAGCCTGACGTGGACTTTTTCATCTCCTCGTTTGCCTGGAATGACTACTACCGCACGATTTATCGGACCAACCAGGTGATAACCCACGTGCCGGAGATTCAGATGGACGAGACTCTGAAGAAGCGCTTGGTGGCGGAAGCCCGGTTTGTGCGGGCCCTGTCGTATTTCGATCTGGCCTACTTTTTCGGCAACGTGCCCCTGATTACGGTGGAGCCTACCGTAGCCACGCGGGCTCCGCAGGCCACCCAGGCCCAGGCCGAAGAATTCATTATTGCAGAGCTGCAGGCGACCATTCCGGACCTGCCCCTTTCCTACGGCGACGCCGACAAGGGCCGGGTAACCAAGGGCGCCGCCCAGGCCCTGCTGGCCAAGGTATACATGCAGCAACGCAAATGGTCGGAGGCCTCGGCCCTGTTCACCCAGATAGCGGCCAGCAACCAGTACGACCTGGTGTCGAACTACCTCGACAACTTCACGGACGCCAACGAAAACAACCGCGAGTCGCTGTTTGAGGTCCAGTTCACCGGGGCGGTGCTGGAAGTAGGGCAGGGCCAGGACAATGCTTCAGCCTCGGAAAGCCACGACCGGCCCAACTTCTTTGGCCCTCCCGGCCCCACCTACGCCGACGTGCAGCCCCGCCGCTGGCTGCTGGATGAGTACAAGGACTCGACGGTAGCCCTGGCCCCTGGTAGCACCACCCGCCACCTCATTGACCCCCGCCGCGACATCAGCATCATTCATGCCGGCAACCCCGACCGCTTCTACGGCAAAACCTTTGCCCAGTGGAACTGGAACCCTAACCAGCAATACTGGCGCAAGTATCTCAATGACCGCACGCGCGTGGATGAGAACTTTACCTCCGGCATCAACCACCGCGTTATCCGCTACGCTGACGTACTGCTGATGCAGGCCGAAGCCCTGACGGAGCTGGGCCAGATGGGCAACGCCCTACCCCTGGTAAACCGGGTGCGGGCCCGCGTGGGCCTGGCTCCGCTCACGGGTACGTTCACCCAAAACGCCCTGCGCCTGCTGATCCGCAGTGAGCGGGCCAAGGAGCTGGCCGGGGAAGGCACCCGCTGGTTTGACATTCTGCGCTGGCAGCTGCTGGACAACCAGGCTGGTATTGACGAGCTGAAAGCCCGGGACCCTGACTTTACCAACTTCCGCCTGGGCGTCTCGAAGCTGCTGCCCATTCCGCGCCGCGACCTGGCCATTGACCCCAACATCAAGCAGAACCCCGGGTACTAA
- a CDS encoding MFS transporter, whose protein sequence is MALTVLVHQRTLPQDVGTEGGGSGLRRPEPYLLRIGLIAFCGMLCEGCMFDCSGVYFQKVVRPDATLVTAGYVACMSTMALGRFISDYFTHCFGTARMLQISSTLITVGLLTAVVWPAFVPSIAGFLLVGFGIASVTPLAYSAAGQSATVSPGVALAMVSSIGYLGFLLGPPLIGLVAEGSSLRVSFALVAGLGAAIGLLAASRTLKQQQPPSSRRTEAVSA, encoded by the coding sequence GTGGCTCTTACCGTACTGGTCCACCAGCGCACCCTGCCTCAGGACGTAGGCACCGAGGGCGGGGGCTCCGGCCTGCGCCGTCCCGAGCCCTACTTGCTCCGCATCGGGCTGATTGCTTTTTGCGGCATGCTCTGCGAAGGCTGCATGTTTGACTGCAGCGGGGTGTACTTTCAGAAGGTGGTGCGCCCGGATGCTACCCTGGTCACGGCGGGCTACGTGGCCTGTATGAGTACCATGGCCCTGGGCCGATTCATCTCCGACTACTTCACCCATTGCTTTGGCACCGCCCGGATGCTGCAGATCAGCAGCACGCTGATTACGGTGGGCCTGCTGACTGCCGTGGTATGGCCGGCCTTTGTGCCCTCTATTGCGGGGTTTCTGCTGGTGGGTTTTGGCATTGCCTCCGTCACGCCCCTGGCGTACAGCGCGGCGGGGCAGTCGGCTACGGTTTCGCCGGGGGTGGCCCTGGCTATGGTTTCCTCTATCGGCTACCTGGGGTTTCTGCTGGGGCCGCCCCTGATTGGACTGGTAGCGGAAGGTTCGAGCCTGAGGGTATCGTTTGCGCTGGTGGCCGGGTTGGGCGCGGCGATTGGGCTGCTGGCCGCGAGCCGTACCCTTAAGCAGCAGCAACCGCCATCCTCGCGGCGTACAGAAGCCGTATCCGCATAA
- the tal gene encoding transaldolase yields the protein MNPLVAIHDFGQSIWLDYIRRNILHNGELQRLITEDGLRGVTSNPAIFEKAIAGSDDYAADIQEFAKEGLSADEIYARLAVADVQQACDLLRLLYDHPDNGGDGYVSLEVSPELVNDTAGTVAEGLHFWKEVNRPNVMIKVPATLEGLPAIRQLIAAGVNVNVTLIFSVERYRLVAEAYLAGLEDRVKAGGSVKRLDSVASFFLSRIDVLIDPMLEKLAAEGGEKGELAQSLVGEVAIASAKRAYEVFEEIFAGPRWEALKAQGAQPQRLLWASTGNKNPKYDDLKYVEALIGPNTVNTIPVETLDFYRAKGQPANRLADKQEVAMLDRLPELGLDLEALTNQLEQEGAKKFTEPFGKLMNVLEQKRQEALAGARA from the coding sequence ATGAACCCTCTTGTTGCCATTCACGACTTCGGCCAGAGCATCTGGCTGGACTATATCCGCCGTAACATCCTGCACAACGGCGAACTGCAGCGCCTGATTACTGAGGACGGCCTGCGGGGCGTGACCTCCAACCCGGCCATCTTCGAGAAGGCCATTGCCGGCTCCGACGACTACGCCGCTGACATTCAAGAATTTGCCAAGGAAGGCCTCTCGGCCGATGAGATTTACGCCCGCCTGGCCGTGGCCGACGTGCAACAGGCCTGCGACCTGCTCCGCCTCCTCTACGACCACCCCGATAACGGCGGCGACGGTTACGTAAGCCTGGAAGTATCGCCGGAGCTGGTGAACGATACGGCAGGCACGGTAGCCGAGGGCCTGCACTTCTGGAAGGAAGTGAACCGCCCCAACGTGATGATTAAGGTGCCCGCCACGCTGGAAGGCCTGCCCGCCATCCGGCAGCTGATTGCGGCCGGCGTGAACGTAAACGTGACCCTGATTTTCAGCGTGGAACGCTACCGCTTGGTGGCCGAAGCCTACCTGGCCGGCCTGGAAGACCGGGTAAAAGCCGGTGGTTCCGTAAAGCGTCTCGACTCCGTGGCTAGCTTTTTCCTTTCGCGGATTGACGTGCTGATTGACCCCATGCTGGAAAAGCTGGCGGCCGAAGGTGGCGAAAAAGGCGAACTAGCCCAGAGCCTTGTAGGTGAAGTAGCCATTGCCAGCGCCAAACGCGCCTACGAGGTATTTGAGGAGATTTTCGCCGGTCCGCGCTGGGAAGCCCTCAAGGCCCAGGGCGCTCAGCCCCAGCGCCTGCTGTGGGCCAGCACCGGCAACAAAAACCCCAAGTACGACGACCTGAAGTACGTAGAAGCCCTCATCGGCCCGAACACCGTAAATACCATTCCGGTAGAAACCCTGGACTTCTACCGGGCCAAAGGTCAGCCCGCTAACCGCCTGGCCGACAAGCAGGAAGTAGCCATGCTGGACCGCCTGCCCGAGCTGGGCCTCGACCTGGAAGCCCTCACCAACCAGCTGGAGCAGGAAGGCGCCAAAAAGTTCACCGAGCCCTTCGGCAAGTTGATGAACGTGCTGGAGCAGAAGCGCCAGGAGGCCCTGGCCGGTGCTAGGGCTTAA